The Hymenobacter swuensis DY53 genome includes the window ATCAGTATATTGATAGCCGCCCGCAACGAGGAAGCCACCATTGGCCGCTGCCTGCAGGCTATTCGCATGCTGGACTACCCACCGGAGCTGCTGGAAGTGCTGCTCGGCAACGACGGCTCAGTGGATCAGACCGACGCCGTGGCCCGGGCCGCCATGCAGGGCTACGCGGGTAGTTTCCGCCTGATTTTCATTACCGATAATCTGGGCACGGCACGGGGTAAAGCCAATGTGCTGGCCCACCTGGCCCACACTGCCACCACCGATATTTTCTGCATTACCGATGCCGATATTGCCGTGCCTGCTACCTGGCTGACCGGCCTATTGGCTCACCTGCACCCCGGCGTGGGCAGCGTGACCGGCCTCACGCTGGTAACCGGCCCCCGCCTGTTTCACCGCCTTCAGGGCCTCGACTGGCTGTTATCGTTGGGTCTGGTGCAGGTAGTTACCGACCTGGGCCGGCCCGTGACGGCTATGGGCAACAATATGCTGGTTACCCGGACCGCCTACGAGGCTACCGGCGGCTATGAGAACCTGCCGTTTTCCGTCACCGAGGATTTTGAGTTGTTCAAAGCTCTGCTGCGGCAGGGCTACGGCTACCGGAATCTGTTCCGGCCGGAAGTGCTGGCCGAGTCACTGCCCATGTACACCTGGCGGGAGCTGCTGCACCAGCGGCGACGCTGGTTGCGTGGAGTCGAGCAACTGCCCGGCTGGCTACAGATCTGCCTGTTGCTATATGGCTCGTTTTATCCCGCTCTGCTGGCTATGGCACTGGCTGCCGGGCCCGGTGTGGCATTGGGGCTATGGGCCGCCAAAATGGGGGTGCAGGGGCTGTTGGCGGCTAAGTGCTTCCGCGCAGTAGGCCGCCGGCCACCTTTAGAGCTGTTGCCTATATTCGAGCTCTACACCCTTGCCATGACAACCGGTTTGCTTCTGTTTCGCCTGTTGCCGCTGCAGTTTGAGTGGAAAGGCAGACGCTACCAGTAAAAAAGTGCGTTGTTTTTTATCTGGCGGGCTTTCCGCAGCAGAACGGGCTTAGTGGAGAAAGCAAAGCCAAGTTACGTGTGCAGTAAGTGTTTGCTAAGGGCATGCACAATCCATTGTGTGGCTATTAGGACGGTTTTTACGGTGGATTTCCGTGTTTTCGAAGGCTACATTTGGCAGTAACCCACTACTACTAGGCCGGGTTCTGGCATCCAGATCGGTTTTATCAGGTAGGGAGTTGCCCGTTGTATTCACACTAACCCGCTCTCTCATTTTCCCACTGCGCTTTGCGCTGTCTGTATGCCTCTATTCTGCTCCCGTGCCGCGTTGCTGGCGGCCTTGCTGTACGCCACTGCTCCGGCGGCCTTCGCCCAGACCAAACCTGCCACCACTCAGCCCAAGTCAACCGCTGCC containing:
- a CDS encoding glycosyltransferase yields the protein MLLLVFYFASWFALLLTATVFFGRRGSQPVSPPAALPRISILIAARNEEATIGRCLQAIRMLDYPPELLEVLLGNDGSVDQTDAVARAAMQGYAGSFRLIFITDNLGTARGKANVLAHLAHTATTDIFCITDADIAVPATWLTGLLAHLHPGVGSVTGLTLVTGPRLFHRLQGLDWLLSLGLVQVVTDLGRPVTAMGNNMLVTRTAYEATGGYENLPFSVTEDFELFKALLRQGYGYRNLFRPEVLAESLPMYTWRELLHQRRRWLRGVEQLPGWLQICLLLYGSFYPALLAMALAAGPGVALGLWAAKMGVQGLLAAKCFRAVGRRPPLELLPIFELYTLAMTTGLLLFRLLPLQFEWKGRRYQ